A stretch of the Rhizobium sullae genome encodes the following:
- a CDS encoding SDR family oxidoreductase has translation MHVIVTGGSSGIGLAVAKAYAARGERVSLIARDAARLEAAVRDVKAVSKGGSAFAVSADVSRHEDLATAVKACETANGFCDVLVSSAGIVEPAAFDALPAAVFDQQVTTNLLGTANAARSVYHSMKARGQGTIMVVSSGAALIGLHGYAAYCASKSALNGFAEALQAEAVGTGVRISICFPPDTLTPQYQREMTMRPWQAEVLMGKVKPWSAEAIAERIVAGIDRGRSKIHFTSSLMALAYLGPFIKPLLSLWYRHRLKRGAKETHAMSSTVHLKTGISSGIDTPKL, from the coding sequence ATGCATGTCATCGTAACCGGCGGTTCCAGCGGTATCGGGTTAGCAGTCGCAAAGGCCTACGCCGCCAGAGGTGAGCGTGTTTCGCTGATCGCGCGCGATGCAGCACGCCTCGAAGCGGCGGTTCGAGACGTCAAGGCTGTATCGAAGGGCGGAAGCGCTTTTGCCGTTTCGGCTGACGTGTCCAGGCATGAGGACCTTGCAACTGCGGTCAAAGCCTGTGAAACCGCGAACGGCTTCTGCGACGTGCTCGTTTCCTCTGCCGGCATTGTCGAGCCGGCTGCCTTCGACGCTCTTCCGGCCGCCGTCTTCGACCAGCAGGTGACCACCAACCTTCTGGGTACGGCAAATGCTGCCCGTTCAGTCTATCACAGCATGAAGGCGAGGGGGCAGGGCACGATCATGGTGGTGTCGTCGGGTGCCGCGTTGATCGGCCTTCATGGCTATGCGGCCTACTGCGCTTCCAAATCGGCGCTGAACGGCTTTGCTGAAGCCTTGCAGGCGGAAGCCGTCGGAACGGGTGTCCGCATCTCCATCTGCTTTCCGCCAGATACGCTGACACCGCAGTATCAGCGTGAGATGACGATGCGGCCATGGCAGGCCGAAGTTCTGATGGGCAAGGTGAAGCCTTGGTCGGCAGAAGCAATTGCAGAGCGCATTGTCGCCGGTATCGACCGCGGCCGCTCAAAGATCCACTTTACGTCGTCTCTCATGGCGCTTGCCTATCTGGGCCCGTTCATCAAGCCGTTGCTTTCGCTCTGGTACCGGCATCGATTGAAGCGTGGCGCAAAGGAAACGCATGCGATGTCATCGACTGTGCATTTGAAGACAGGGATATCATCGGGCATTGACACGCCCAAGCTTTAA
- a CDS encoding aminotransferase class I/II-fold pyridoxal phosphate-dependent enzyme, translating into MTNNPDGKAQDRKTGLLDQMRHANESSGRNRAARMSRHPQPPVRQVTRFDELPEYQRVMTQKIGAQMAGIGNPFYRSHDKAAGATTVMSGKEFANFASYDYLATNTDPLVNQRAKEAIDRFGISASASRLVAGERPVHVELEHALAKVYGVDAAVCFVSGYLTNVAAISCLMGPQDLVIHDEFIHNSALAGIKQSGATRRLFKHNDVENLESVLKTLSSDFRRILVIVEGVYSMDGDIADLPALVELRSRYGFWLMVDEAHALGVLGKTGRGSFEHYGIDPHEVDIWMGTLSKTTSSCGGYIAGSQALADVLKAEAGGFVYSVGLAPVLAAAALAGLEILTKEPERTARLRRNGALFLKLAKEAGLDTGLATGYSVVPVIVGDSVRAVQLSNDLLEEGVNALPIIHPAVPEGMARLRFFITCNHTDEQIAHAVTATAKRLKDLQDRNFGLGSIDFEKVMKLLPMNQMAGKP; encoded by the coding sequence ATGACAAACAATCCAGACGGCAAAGCGCAGGACCGGAAAACGGGACTGCTCGATCAGATGCGGCACGCCAACGAGTCGTCTGGGAGAAACCGGGCAGCCCGGATGAGCCGCCATCCCCAGCCGCCGGTTCGCCAAGTGACAAGATTCGATGAACTGCCGGAATACCAGCGGGTGATGACCCAGAAGATCGGGGCGCAGATGGCCGGCATCGGCAACCCCTTCTACCGCTCGCATGACAAGGCGGCGGGTGCAACGACAGTCATGTCGGGCAAGGAGTTCGCCAACTTCGCCTCTTATGATTACCTCGCGACCAATACCGATCCCCTCGTCAACCAGCGGGCAAAAGAGGCGATAGATCGCTTTGGCATCTCCGCTTCGGCAAGCCGCCTGGTGGCCGGAGAGCGGCCCGTGCATGTCGAACTCGAACACGCGCTCGCCAAGGTCTATGGCGTCGATGCTGCGGTCTGTTTCGTCAGCGGCTACCTGACCAATGTCGCTGCGATCAGCTGTTTGATGGGCCCGCAGGATCTCGTGATCCATGACGAGTTCATCCATAACAGCGCGCTTGCCGGGATCAAGCAATCGGGCGCGACCCGCCGTCTCTTCAAGCACAATGATGTTGAGAACCTTGAATCTGTTCTGAAGACGCTGTCCTCCGACTTCCGGCGCATTTTGGTGATTGTCGAAGGCGTCTACTCGATGGATGGCGATATCGCCGATCTGCCGGCACTGGTCGAGCTAAGGTCGCGTTATGGCTTCTGGCTGATGGTCGATGAGGCGCACGCCCTCGGCGTGCTCGGAAAAACCGGCCGCGGCAGCTTCGAACATTACGGCATCGACCCACATGAAGTTGACATCTGGATGGGGACGCTTTCCAAGACCACATCGAGCTGCGGCGGTTACATAGCTGGAAGCCAGGCCTTAGCGGACGTCTTGAAGGCGGAGGCCGGCGGCTTTGTCTATAGCGTAGGCCTAGCGCCGGTACTGGCAGCTGCGGCATTGGCCGGCCTGGAAATATTGACGAAAGAGCCGGAGCGTACCGCGCGGCTGCGGCGCAACGGCGCGCTCTTCCTGAAACTTGCGAAGGAAGCCGGTCTCGATACCGGCCTTGCGACCGGTTACTCCGTTGTCCCCGTCATCGTTGGAGATTCCGTTCGCGCCGTGCAGCTGTCCAACGATCTTCTCGAAGAGGGCGTGAACGCACTGCCGATCATCCATCCGGCAGTTCCCGAGGGCATGGCGCGGCTGCGTTTCTTTATTACCTGCAATCACACGGATGAGCAGATTGCGCATGCTGTCACAGCGACCGCGAAGCGGCTGAAAGATTTACAGGACCGCAATTTCGGCCTAGGTTCGATCGACTTCGAAAAGGTGATGAAGCTCCTGCCGATGAACCAGATGGCGGGTAAGCCTTAG
- a CDS encoding DUF4424 domain-containing protein: MKANVVTALIAPFVFATMVPTSVLANDTSAVLGAGGLELTTSKDIVMASEDLYLSASQIRVRYAFRNESDRDITTRVAFPLPEVDQNEGSEMVFLPAEDQENFVDFHVTVDGRPVQPKLEQKAVTGEGADVTAAITKAGLPVNAQLPGWQEKTRALPHEVRQHLVKQRLIEADDPGNRSADFDPTWKLRATFHWEQTFPAGKTITVEHRYKPITGGVSSFDESQFNDYKSYCLDNQGKAGVRRLVKQAQAAAQADPQRSPNIGGPSEVEYILTTGANWKGPIGDFHLTIDKENPNAVLTLCLSGLKKTGPTAFELRRMNFTPKEDIRFAVFDWR; encoded by the coding sequence ATGAAAGCTAACGTCGTCACCGCGCTAATTGCCCCTTTTGTCTTCGCCACCATGGTGCCCACTTCCGTGCTTGCCAACGACACCAGCGCCGTCCTCGGCGCTGGTGGCTTGGAACTCACGACGTCCAAAGACATCGTCATGGCGAGCGAAGATCTATATTTGTCGGCGAGCCAAATCCGGGTGCGCTACGCCTTCCGCAACGAGAGCGATCGGGACATCACGACGCGGGTCGCCTTTCCGCTACCGGAGGTCGATCAGAACGAAGGTTCGGAGATGGTGTTTTTGCCGGCGGAAGACCAGGAGAATTTCGTCGACTTCCACGTGACGGTGGATGGGCGGCCTGTCCAACCAAAACTGGAGCAGAAGGCGGTCACCGGCGAGGGTGCCGATGTGACGGCGGCGATCACCAAGGCCGGCCTGCCGGTCAATGCGCAGCTTCCAGGATGGCAGGAAAAGACACGCGCCTTGCCGCATGAAGTCCGGCAACATCTCGTCAAGCAAAGGCTCATTGAGGCAGACGATCCCGGCAATCGGTCGGCCGATTTCGACCCTACCTGGAAGCTGCGAGCAACTTTCCACTGGGAGCAGACCTTTCCCGCTGGCAAGACCATCACCGTCGAACATCGCTACAAGCCGATCACTGGCGGTGTCTCCTCCTTCGACGAGAGCCAGTTCAATGATTACAAGAGTTACTGCCTTGACAACCAGGGTAAGGCAGGCGTCCGCCGGCTAGTGAAGCAGGCACAAGCGGCTGCGCAGGCAGACCCGCAAAGAAGCCCCAATATCGGCGGACCCTCCGAAGTGGAGTATATTCTGACCACCGGGGCCAACTGGAAGGGGCCGATCGGAGACTTCCACCTGACGATCGACAAGGAGAATCCGAACGCAGTTCTGACACTGTGCCTGAGCGGTCTCAAGAAGACCGGCCCGACGGCGTTCGAGCTGAGGCGGATGAATTTCACGCCAAAGGAAGACATCCGCTTTGCGGTTTTTGACTGGCGGTAG
- a CDS encoding LTA synthase family protein — protein MACVAGNRKSMVPLRLHDAPFLLVAFCFALTCIFVYATDWFAMPSAVYRQNNIERTPARHALDLAARLPVIALVFAGFFSVTWRPIYAMQATMSFFVIFTGISRAKFKFIREPLIFSDIALVVDVFKYKEIFYATSLNIFFWMFSLLYVFGVTGLYFYFEPHILPDSAQAFWVLVGLAVAFGPWLALFYGPVNGPVSRATQQLVGPIDIKKNTVRFGTFTSVVLHFIIWLGRRREKIVHELSEMLKSALHDLWDPDGDEEPPLIVIWQSESFIDLRHFEVKNLKLPNLDRLRKRAAQWGRMTSVFEGGYTLRTEFAVLSGLQPDDVHIDASYPYLSASQYADVVWPNKLKEAGWKTQFIHPYDRTFFLRHKAMPQLGFDHMMMLDEFDHNLERDGPYVSDQALTKNVIREIEKDPDIKNFLFVASMANHGPWEAGRVGDLTDPVEIYSELLRRADHALGNLAHHLDTLDRPVWLLFYGDHAPLLKAFADPFPDPRTDYMIVPLGRARAHSQRPVPPREEAPWNLLGTLLRYAGLSKELPAE, from the coding sequence TTGGCATGTGTTGCCGGTAATAGAAAATCGATGGTTCCGTTGCGCTTACATGATGCCCCTTTTTTATTGGTTGCCTTCTGCTTCGCCCTGACGTGCATCTTCGTCTATGCGACGGACTGGTTCGCGATGCCGTCGGCCGTCTATCGCCAGAACAACATCGAACGAACGCCAGCACGCCATGCGCTCGACCTTGCCGCGCGCCTTCCTGTCATCGCTCTGGTCTTTGCGGGGTTCTTCTCAGTGACGTGGCGGCCGATCTACGCCATGCAGGCGACGATGAGCTTCTTCGTGATTTTCACCGGGATTTCGCGTGCCAAGTTCAAGTTCATCCGCGAGCCGCTGATTTTCTCCGACATTGCGCTCGTCGTCGATGTCTTCAAATACAAGGAGATCTTCTACGCGACCTCGCTGAACATCTTCTTCTGGATGTTCTCGTTGCTTTACGTCTTCGGCGTGACCGGGCTCTACTTTTATTTCGAGCCGCATATCCTGCCTGACAGCGCACAGGCGTTCTGGGTGCTGGTCGGGCTTGCCGTTGCCTTCGGCCCGTGGCTGGCGCTTTTCTACGGTCCTGTGAACGGACCGGTATCGCGGGCCACGCAGCAGCTCGTCGGACCAATTGATATCAAGAAGAATACCGTCCGTTTCGGCACGTTCACGTCTGTCGTCCTGCATTTCATTATATGGCTCGGCCGCCGCCGCGAGAAGATCGTGCACGAGCTGTCCGAAATGCTGAAATCGGCGCTGCACGACCTTTGGGATCCGGACGGCGATGAGGAGCCGCCGCTCATTGTCATCTGGCAATCGGAGTCCTTCATCGATCTTCGTCATTTCGAAGTCAAAAACCTTAAGCTTCCCAACCTTGATCGGCTGCGCAAGCGGGCAGCGCAATGGGGCCGCATGACGAGCGTCTTCGAGGGCGGTTATACGCTTCGCACCGAATTTGCAGTCTTAAGCGGCCTTCAGCCGGACGACGTGCATATTGATGCGAGCTATCCCTATCTGAGCGCAAGCCAGTATGCGGATGTCGTTTGGCCGAACAAACTGAAGGAGGCCGGCTGGAAGACGCAGTTCATTCATCCCTACGACCGCACCTTCTTCCTGCGCCATAAGGCGATGCCGCAGCTTGGCTTCGATCACATGATGATGCTCGACGAATTCGACCACAATCTGGAGCGCGACGGCCCTTATGTCAGCGATCAGGCGCTGACGAAGAACGTGATCCGCGAGATCGAAAAGGATCCGGACATCAAGAATTTCCTGTTCGTTGCCTCGATGGCCAACCATGGACCGTGGGAGGCCGGTCGCGTCGGTGATCTCACGGACCCTGTGGAGATCTATTCCGAGCTTCTTCGCCGCGCCGATCACGCGCTTGGAAATCTGGCCCATCACCTCGACACGCTGGACCGGCCAGTCTGGCTGCTTTTCTACGGAGATCATGCGCCGCTCTTGAAGGCTTTCGCTGATCCGTTTCCGGATCCTCGTACCGACTATATGATTGTGCCGCTTGGTCGCGCGCGCGCCCATTCGCAGCGTCCGGTCCCGCCGCGGGAAGAAGCTCCGTGGAACCTGCTCGGAACGCTGCTGCGCTATGCCGGCCTCAGCAAAGAGTTGCCGGCGGAATGA
- a CDS encoding type II toxin-antitoxin system VapC family toxin, with protein sequence MGFDLSETLRSLKPQKHVGTLERRRDEDILWAADEPAIGGALFLDTSVYLDVLQGRSPVEVDMLLTYRLCHHSAVCLSELTHAFGRLDPKHASTKAVLETITATVEDIPEHRLHAPDAAIWGQAGVLAGLLFRLSNLPKGAGHERRFVNDALVFLQARQLGASVLTGNVRDFDFLSQIMPSGRVIVYRAPLEPRSS encoded by the coding sequence TTGGGGTTTGATCTTTCTGAGACCCTCCGATCACTAAAGCCCCAGAAGCATGTCGGAACGCTCGAGCGCAGGCGCGACGAAGATATCCTATGGGCTGCTGACGAACCGGCAATCGGAGGGGCTCTATTTCTAGATACCAGCGTCTATCTGGATGTGCTTCAAGGGCGCTCGCCCGTGGAGGTTGATATGCTGCTTACGTATCGCCTATGCCACCATTCGGCAGTCTGCCTGTCTGAGCTGACTCATGCCTTCGGCCGGCTGGATCCAAAGCACGCCTCTACAAAAGCGGTCCTCGAAACGATCACGGCGACCGTAGAAGATATTCCGGAGCACCGACTTCATGCTCCAGATGCAGCCATTTGGGGACAGGCCGGCGTGTTGGCGGGTCTGCTCTTTCGCTTGAGCAACCTGCCAAAGGGTGCTGGACATGAGCGCCGCTTCGTCAATGACGCACTTGTTTTCCTGCAGGCACGACAACTGGGCGCGAGTGTGCTGACTGGTAACGTCCGGGACTTCGATTTCCTCTCCCAGATTATGCCGAGCGGTCGGGTCATCGTCTATCGAGCTCCGCTTGAGCCGCGATCATCATGA
- a CDS encoding TetR/AcrR family transcriptional regulator, with protein MEFDMRYQSDHKEEAKTKLLDAAGRGFRRQGFGGIGVDGLAKEAGVTSGAFYGHFKSKDAAFEAAAVAGLDNLRESIAKLQAEEGDRWTETFIDFYLGELLRCSPDNSCGLQSLTSDVTRSSKDTKTAYGMALESVAQQLADKLEGRTEEEKRRKAWSLMALLSGGVTMARSVASPELQDSIASHLKQAARLLLRH; from the coding sequence ATGGAGTTCGACATGCGGTATCAGTCCGATCACAAAGAAGAAGCAAAAACGAAGCTTCTCGACGCAGCGGGAAGGGGTTTTCGCCGGCAAGGCTTCGGTGGCATTGGCGTGGACGGCTTGGCGAAAGAGGCCGGCGTCACCTCCGGTGCATTCTACGGACATTTCAAATCGAAAGACGCTGCCTTCGAGGCCGCGGCAGTCGCAGGACTGGATAACCTTCGTGAATCCATTGCAAAGTTGCAGGCGGAAGAGGGAGACCGCTGGACCGAGACATTCATAGATTTCTATCTTGGCGAACTGCTCCGTTGCTCACCCGACAATAGCTGTGGGTTGCAAAGCCTGACGTCCGATGTGACACGATCTAGCAAGGATACAAAAACGGCATACGGCATGGCGCTGGAAAGCGTTGCGCAACAGTTGGCCGACAAGTTGGAAGGAAGAACTGAGGAGGAGAAGCGTCGGAAGGCGTGGTCACTGATGGCGCTCCTGTCCGGAGGCGTGACAATGGCACGCAGCGTTGCGTCACCGGAGCTTCAGGATTCCATCGCTTCGCACCTCAAGCAGGCGGCGCGCTTGCTACTACGACATTAG
- a CDS encoding aspartate-alanine antiporter-like transporter, with the protein MVATQIMWDPRLAAFCALVGLTAGPQALAALATDGPTILVAGVVVTLVPLIVGLGVGHFLLGINSVALVGALAGAHTQDPAMLSASDLAESPAPALGFTVPYAIGNILLTNLGPVVALS; encoded by the coding sequence GTGGTCGCAACGCAGATCATGTGGGATCCACGACTGGCCGCCTTCTGCGCGTTGGTCGGCCTCACGGCGGGACCACAGGCCCTCGCCGCGCTCGCGACCGACGGCCCGACGATCCTTGTGGCAGGCGTGGTCGTCACTCTCGTTCCGCTGATAGTCGGCCTCGGCGTCGGCCATTTCCTGCTTGGGATCAATTCGGTTGCGCTCGTTGGCGCGCTTGCCGGCGCACACACCCAGGATCCCGCCATGCTCTCGGCGAGTGATCTCGCGGAAAGTCCTGCGCCAGCACTCGGCTTCACGGTGCCTTATGCAATCGGCAATATTCTTTTGACAAATCTCGGGCCGGTCGTAGCGTTAAGTTGA
- a CDS encoding capsule biosynthesis protein: MIVPVRSEEKAKRVFLFLQGPSSILYCRIADRLEAAGCACVRVNLNSGDWLFWRRRGAVNYRGPVAAWPGYVRQLMADRKITDLIVHGEERPYHRAAIAEARAMGVSVYAIEMGHLRPDWVTIEREGLSSNSRFPVDPDHILAAAKGLPEPDWNRRYSHTFLSEAIADLLYYLPTVFFSLFYPHYRRHGLFHPLAEYAGWLRRLAMGRGRGRKANFEVRRLSSGAAAFFVYPLQIETDYQLRAHSPFRSQRDAIRYILRSFAEHAPEDTQLVVKIHPLDNGLIDWDDYVNSTARSLGVSGRVQVIDGGDLSALISTCLGMVTVNSTAALSALQAGKPVKTLGVTIYDIEGLTDPKSIDLFWQDPQPPSAELLEAFMRLLAASVQVRGNFYSKEGAEAAAESIASRLLARNVNEPGAYVEPPIRKHPMKIDVP, encoded by the coding sequence ATGATCGTGCCGGTCCGCTCAGAGGAGAAGGCGAAACGCGTCTTCCTGTTTCTCCAGGGGCCGTCGTCCATCCTCTATTGCCGGATCGCGGACCGTCTTGAGGCAGCCGGCTGCGCGTGCGTTCGCGTCAACCTCAACAGCGGAGACTGGCTATTCTGGCGCAGGCGTGGTGCCGTAAACTATCGCGGTCCCGTCGCAGCCTGGCCGGGCTATGTTCGTCAGCTCATGGCGGACCGCAAGATTACCGACCTCATCGTCCACGGAGAGGAAAGGCCCTACCACCGCGCTGCCATCGCCGAAGCCCGCGCGATGGGCGTTTCGGTCTATGCCATCGAGATGGGGCATCTGAGGCCTGACTGGGTGACGATCGAGCGCGAAGGTCTTTCGTCCAATTCGCGGTTTCCCGTCGATCCGGATCATATCCTTGCGGCTGCGAAAGGGCTGCCGGAGCCGGATTGGAACAGGCGCTACAGTCATACTTTCCTCTCGGAAGCGATCGCCGATCTGCTTTATTACCTGCCGACCGTCTTCTTCTCGCTCTTTTATCCCCATTACCGGCGGCACGGGCTGTTTCATCCGCTCGCCGAATATGCCGGCTGGCTGAGGAGGCTCGCAATGGGGCGAGGTCGCGGGCGAAAGGCGAATTTCGAGGTTCGCCGGCTGTCTTCCGGAGCCGCGGCCTTCTTTGTCTATCCGCTGCAGATTGAGACAGACTATCAGTTGCGCGCCCATTCGCCGTTCCGCAGCCAGCGGGACGCAATCCGTTATATTTTGCGCTCCTTTGCCGAGCATGCGCCCGAAGATACGCAGCTGGTCGTCAAAATCCATCCGCTCGACAATGGGCTTATCGACTGGGACGACTATGTGAATTCCACCGCCCGGTCGCTTGGAGTGTCGGGCCGCGTGCAGGTTATCGATGGCGGTGATCTCTCCGCATTGATTTCGACATGCCTGGGCATGGTAACGGTGAATTCCACAGCCGCCCTTTCGGCATTGCAGGCGGGTAAGCCGGTGAAGACGCTCGGCGTTACGATCTACGATATAGAAGGGCTGACGGATCCGAAATCCATCGATCTTTTCTGGCAAGATCCGCAGCCGCCATCGGCAGAGCTTCTTGAAGCGTTCATGCGATTGCTCGCCGCCTCCGTGCAGGTTCGCGGCAACTTCTATTCGAAAGAGGGAGCGGAGGCTGCTGCCGAAAGTATTGCCTCGAGGTTGCTGGCGCGAAATGTCAATGAGCCGGGCGCTTACGTCGAGCCGCCGATCCGCAAACATCCGATGAAAATAGACGTCCCCTGA
- a CDS encoding ATP-binding cassette domain-containing protein, translated as MTNALTLRSVTISIGDRRLVSNLDLDVEPGAVASVMGPSGSGKSTLISFIGGHLDPAFNATGKVLIGARDVTNLPPERRDVGILFQDDLLFPHLSVGANLAFGLARSVMGRDARLARVTEALVEADLSGFEDRDPATLSGGQRARVTLMRTLLAAPKALLLDEPFSKLDSDLRRDFRRFVFDRAVAKRLPVLLVTHDSTDAEAANGQILHLGRA; from the coding sequence ATGACGAATGCACTAACCCTTCGCTCCGTGACGATCTCAATCGGCGACAGGAGGCTCGTCTCGAACCTTGACCTTGACGTCGAGCCAGGCGCCGTCGCATCCGTCATGGGGCCAAGCGGATCGGGCAAGTCCACGCTGATCTCCTTCATTGGCGGCCATCTGGATCCGGCTTTCAACGCGACGGGGAAGGTCCTGATCGGGGCGCGTGATGTGACCAACTTGCCACCGGAACGGCGCGACGTCGGCATCCTGTTTCAGGATGACCTCTTGTTTCCGCATCTCTCGGTCGGCGCCAATCTCGCCTTTGGACTTGCTCGCTCAGTCATGGGACGCGACGCAAGGCTTGCACGTGTCACCGAAGCCTTGGTGGAGGCTGACCTCAGCGGATTTGAGGACCGCGACCCAGCAACGCTATCCGGCGGACAGCGCGCCCGCGTCACCCTGATGAGAACACTCCTGGCGGCGCCGAAAGCCCTGCTTCTCGACGAACCATTCTCCAAACTCGATTCAGACCTGCGACGCGACTTTCGTCGTTTTGTGTTCGACCGCGCTGTCGCCAAACGGCTACCGGTTCTGCTCGTCACCCACGACTCGACAGACGCCGAAGCTGCCAATGGCCAGATACTGCATTTGGGGAGGGCCTGA